Proteins co-encoded in one Lysobacter solisilvae genomic window:
- a CDS encoding LolA family protein — MSRTPRPGLFLVSALPMLVAVALVGCKGKPADSGPTSSGPDAASAAPASAASTPPAPTRSVRQSPRDAVDEVMARFLAATSYHVAMDTRAGERAMTLEMDFVAPDRYRMSLPSGTQYVIGDTMYMSAQGRTMKVPMSPGQTSQFRDSARFAEHRATMTVDAQGSEPIDGKAAQKFVIRNTQPEPSESTMWVGDDGYPVQVSVTGQAGGQTTQTMIRYSRFNDPTIKIDPPQ; from the coding sequence ATGTCCCGAACTCCGCGTCCTGGTCTGTTCCTGGTGTCGGCCTTGCCGATGCTCGTTGCCGTCGCACTGGTGGGCTGCAAGGGCAAGCCGGCCGATTCCGGCCCGACCAGCTCCGGCCCCGACGCCGCCAGCGCCGCACCGGCATCGGCCGCTTCCACGCCGCCGGCGCCGACCCGCAGCGTGCGCCAGTCGCCCCGCGACGCGGTGGACGAGGTCATGGCGCGCTTCCTGGCCGCGACCAGTTACCACGTTGCCATGGACACGCGCGCCGGCGAGCGCGCGATGACACTCGAGATGGACTTCGTAGCGCCCGACCGCTATCGCATGAGCCTGCCTTCGGGCACCCAGTACGTGATCGGCGACACCATGTACATGTCGGCGCAGGGCCGCACCATGAAGGTGCCGATGTCGCCGGGCCAGACCAGCCAGTTCCGCGATTCGGCCCGCTTCGCCGAACACCGCGCCACGATGACCGTCGACGCCCAGGGCAGCGAACCCATCGACGGCAAGGCCGCGCAGAAGTTCGTGATCCGCAACACGCAGCCCGAGCCCAGCGAATCGACCATGTGGGTGGGTGACGACGGGTATCCGGTGCAGGTGTCGGTGACCGGCCAGGCCGGCGGCCAGACCACCCAGACGATGATCCGCTACTCGCGCTTCAACGATCCCACGATCAAGATCGACCCGCCGCAATAG
- a CDS encoding alpha/beta hydrolase — translation MNDTSAAPAAIDRLDTVEQETGPNPAWTVLWLHGLGADGHDFAPIVPELVRPHWPALRFVFPHAPVRAVTINGGARMRAWYDIVDMNLANRADEGGVDASVRQVEALIAREQARGVDPSRILLAGFSQGGAIALACALRRATPLGGIIALSTYLPMAQRLVAEATPQARNQPVFMAHGQMDPVVPYAGGDASARQLRALGLPVEWHAYPMGHQVCGEEIADLAAWMSQRLA, via the coding sequence ATGAACGACACTTCCGCCGCGCCCGCCGCCATCGACCGCCTCGACACCGTCGAGCAGGAGACCGGCCCGAATCCCGCCTGGACCGTGCTCTGGCTGCATGGCCTGGGCGCCGATGGCCACGACTTCGCGCCCATCGTCCCGGAACTGGTGCGGCCGCACTGGCCGGCGCTGCGCTTCGTGTTCCCGCATGCGCCGGTCCGCGCCGTGACCATCAACGGCGGCGCCCGCATGCGGGCCTGGTACGACATCGTCGACATGAACCTGGCCAACCGCGCCGACGAAGGCGGCGTGGACGCCTCGGTGCGCCAGGTCGAGGCCCTGATCGCACGCGAACAGGCCCGCGGCGTCGATCCCTCGCGCATCCTGCTGGCCGGGTTCTCGCAGGGCGGCGCGATCGCGCTGGCCTGTGCCCTGCGCCGCGCCACGCCGCTGGGCGGGATCATCGCCCTGTCGACCTACCTGCCGATGGCGCAGAGGCTGGTGGCCGAAGCCACGCCGCAGGCGCGCAACCAGCCGGTCTTCATGGCCCACGGCCAGATGGACCCGGTGGTTCCCTACGCCGGCGGCGACGCCAGCGCGCGCCAGCTGCGCGCGCTGGGGCTGCCGGTGGAATGGCACGCCTATCCCATGGGTCACCAGGTCTGCGGCGAAGAGATCGCCGACCTGGCCGCCTGGATGTCGCAGCGGCTGGCCTGA
- a CDS encoding 4Fe-4S dicluster domain-containing protein, with protein sequence MTLHFPRSCLHCETPACVTVCPTGASFKRAEDGIVLVDEAKCIGCKLCSWACPYGAREYSEVEGVMKKCTLCIDRIYNEHLPEAEREPACVQVCPTRARHFGDLGDPESKVSKLVAERGGVALMPELGYAPVNRYLPPRPRRAGPPPGSEPAPPAEALDTAALPPVLRWLDRVLSR encoded by the coding sequence ATGACCCTGCACTTCCCGCGCTCGTGCCTGCACTGCGAGACGCCGGCCTGCGTGACCGTGTGCCCCACCGGCGCCAGCTTCAAGCGCGCCGAGGACGGCATCGTGCTGGTCGACGAGGCCAAGTGCATCGGCTGCAAGCTGTGTTCGTGGGCGTGCCCGTACGGCGCGCGCGAGTATTCGGAAGTCGAAGGCGTGATGAAGAAATGCACGCTGTGCATTGACCGCATCTACAACGAACATTTGCCCGAGGCCGAACGCGAGCCGGCCTGCGTGCAGGTCTGCCCCACGCGGGCGCGCCATTTCGGCGACCTGGGCGACCCGGAGTCGAAAGTGTCGAAACTGGTCGCCGAACGCGGCGGCGTCGCGCTGATGCCGGAACTGGGCTACGCGCCGGTCAACCGCTATCTGCCACCGCGTCCGCGCCGCGCCGGCCCGCCGCCGGGCAGCGAACCGGCGCCGCCCGCCGAAGCGCTCGATACCGCGGCGCTGCCGCCGGTGCTGCGCTGGCTCGACCGCGTGCTGTCGCGCTGA
- the modA gene encoding molybdate ABC transporter substrate-binding protein: MPLLRCCACVLFALLSVFGVGQARADEPVRVFAAASLTNALEELATQWQAAGHARPVLAFGASSTLAKQVEAGAPADLFASADQKWMDHVAKAGRIAPESRVALLGNTLVLIAPRNRAFKATLREGAALATRFRGKLCTGEPGVVPVGIYAQQALTHVGAWDALQGRIVGTDDVRTALAFVERGECGAGVVYATDARISQKVRVVATFPADSHAPIVYPVALTRDAPAQARAFLAFLRGPAAAKVFLRHGFTRGLP; encoded by the coding sequence ATGCCGTTGCTCCGCTGCTGTGCCTGCGTCCTGTTCGCGCTGCTGTCGGTCTTCGGCGTCGGCCAGGCGCGCGCCGACGAACCCGTCCGCGTGTTCGCCGCCGCCAGCCTGACCAACGCGCTGGAGGAACTGGCCACGCAGTGGCAGGCCGCGGGCCATGCGCGCCCGGTCCTCGCCTTTGGCGCCTCGTCCACGCTGGCCAAGCAGGTGGAAGCCGGCGCCCCGGCCGACCTGTTCGCCTCCGCCGACCAGAAATGGATGGACCATGTCGCCAAGGCCGGCCGCATCGCGCCGGAGTCTCGCGTGGCACTGCTGGGCAATACGCTGGTATTGATCGCGCCGCGCAACCGTGCGTTCAAGGCGACGCTGCGCGAAGGCGCGGCGCTGGCGACGCGGTTCCGCGGCAAGTTGTGCACCGGCGAGCCGGGCGTGGTGCCCGTGGGCATCTACGCGCAGCAGGCGCTGACACATGTGGGTGCCTGGGACGCGCTGCAGGGTCGCATCGTCGGCACCGACGACGTGCGCACCGCGCTGGCCTTCGTCGAACGCGGTGAATGCGGCGCCGGCGTGGTGTACGCCACCGATGCGCGTATCAGCCAGAAGGTGCGCGTGGTGGCGACGTTCCCGGCCGACAGCCATGCGCCGATCGTCTATCCCGTCGCCCTGACCCGCGATGCGCCGGCGCAGGCGCGCGCGTTCCTGGCCTTCCTGCGCGGTCCCGCCGCGGCGAAAGTGTTCCTTCGCCACGGCTTTACCCGAGGCCTCCCATGA
- a CDS encoding dimethyl sulfoxide reductase anchor subunit family protein encodes MHPAFSVIFFTTLSGAGYGLLLWSAVAALLGWSRPSTLLIGIVLGLVLSTIGLLSSVAHLGKPGRAWRAFSQWRTSWLSREGVAALVTCLPALVLGVLLLGPSLAAHPVTPAASASLARMIASALLIACALATVYCTAMIYASLRPIPAWCHRLVAPVYLLFSLLTGGLLFGALVATVDGGIDNRAAMPGLVAAIVLAALKWKYWGDVDAPLPLDRGAAVGLPGREVSVFERPHTQANYLTREMGFVVARKHGRVLRAIAMVLFTVLPVLALLPVALVVHLDAAPWLWVAALGALTGAFVERWLFFAQAKHMVTLYY; translated from the coding sequence ATGCATCCCGCCTTCTCCGTCATCTTCTTCACCACGCTGTCCGGCGCCGGGTATGGCCTGCTGCTGTGGAGCGCGGTGGCCGCGCTGCTGGGCTGGAGCCGGCCTTCGACCCTGCTCATCGGCATCGTTCTCGGCCTGGTGCTGTCCACGATCGGCCTGCTCAGTTCGGTGGCGCACCTTGGCAAGCCCGGGCGCGCCTGGCGCGCGTTCTCGCAATGGCGCACCTCGTGGCTGTCGCGCGAGGGCGTTGCGGCGCTGGTGACCTGCCTGCCGGCGCTCGTCCTCGGCGTGCTCCTGCTGGGACCGTCTCTCGCCGCCCACCCGGTGACGCCGGCGGCGTCCGCGTCGCTGGCGAGGATGATCGCGTCCGCGCTGCTGATCGCGTGCGCGCTTGCCACCGTGTACTGCACGGCCATGATCTACGCCTCGCTCAGGCCCATCCCGGCGTGGTGCCACCGGCTGGTCGCGCCGGTCTACCTGCTGTTCTCGCTGCTCACCGGCGGCCTGCTGTTCGGCGCGCTGGTGGCCACGGTCGATGGCGGCATCGACAACCGCGCGGCGATGCCCGGCCTGGTGGCGGCGATCGTGCTGGCAGCGCTGAAATGGAAGTACTGGGGCGACGTCGACGCGCCCCTGCCGCTGGACCGCGGCGCCGCGGTCGGCCTGCCCGGTCGCGAGGTGAGCGTGTTTGAACGCCCGCACACGCAGGCGAACTACCTCACCCGCGAGATGGGCTTCGTCGTGGCCCGCAAGCATGGCCGCGTCCTGCGCGCGATCGCGATGGTGCTGTTCACGGTGCTGCCGGTGCTGGCGCTGTTGCCGGTCGCGCTGGTCGTGCACCTGGATGCGGCGCCGTGGCTATGGGTCGCGGCGCTCGGCGCGCTGACGGGGGCGTTCGTGGAACGGTGGCTGTTCTTCGCGCAGGCGAAGCACATGGTGACGCTGTATTACTAG
- a CDS encoding molybdopterin oxidoreductase family protein, whose translation MRQPDEPVIDTSPSPGDEVKTTTCYMCACRCGIKVWLADGRIRYIQGNPEHPVNKGVLCAKGSAGIMQHYSPARLDKPLLRVGERGRGEFREIEWEEALTLATSWLAPIRERNPDELAFFTGRDQSQALTGWWAQQFGTINYAAHGGFCSVNMAAGGLYTLGGSFWEFGEPDWEHAKYLMLWGVAEDHDSNPIKLGLGKLKGHGAKIVAVNPVRSGYGAIADEWIGIRPGTDGLFAFALIHELLKADRVDLDYLVRYTNAHWLVVQNPHGHDDGLFARDEAGRPLCWDRTTAAPAHAEAIDVSPAVVGEVTLPDGRRAVPVFHLVVERYLDPQYAPEAVSERCGIPAATITRIARELAQAAFDEAIELPIAWTDAHGRRHETMRGRPVAMHAMRGISAHSNGFHTCRALHLLQLLLGAVDTPGSFRYQPPFPKPIAPPNRPGKARQPNGVLDAAPLGFVHTPEDLVVDAAGNPRRIDHAYSWAYPLSAHGMMHSVIRNAWAGDPYRIDTLMMFMANMGWNSSMNTRETIAMLTDKDEAGDYRIPRIIYADAYASETVAYADLVLPDTTYLERFDAISLLDRPISDADAAIDAIRHPVLDPATQPRREGGGPRDVRGFQSVLIELGARLGLPGLVNEDGSARYRDYADYIVRHERAPGVGLLAGWRGEDGTLEAKGAPNPEQLQRYIEAGGFWRSEIPEDARYYKMANRGYLEWAQKMGFVAGTAPITLQLYSETLQKFRLAALGFGEHQPPAQHRERVATYFDPLPIWYEPFESSQTADYPPDRRPAVSDESRTAITPPRPLAGEGRGEGHAQPSHPFPLSAVTQRPMFMYHAWGSQNAWLRQIATRNYLYLHPDTGARHGIADEDWITVESHHGTITVQAKFAGNVQPDTVWTWNAIGKRKGAWRLGQDAPEGREGFLLNHLISEITPRGDYFNADPVTGQAAWFDLRVRIAPAAPVTESLPQFAPLAMGRADDAPLRYGADMRAPRARGRPRHETAHPGRLCMRRRGLRADHRAGHRRDRSDRRAGHDGVGHGAAGRAGAHRADRTGAVPGRPVAAQGQARAMTALPAPSKKKLGLVIDLWTPASAAMPARSAARNGTPADMPPRSPTRSRTARIPAACGSTACTATRSRRPISPRRCTTRARTTRWVWVPKPRRPPAAMPRRWRR comes from the coding sequence ATGCGCCAGCCCGACGAGCCCGTCATCGACACCTCTCCCTCGCCGGGCGACGAGGTCAAGACCACGACCTGCTACATGTGCGCCTGCCGATGCGGCATCAAGGTCTGGCTGGCCGACGGACGCATCCGCTACATCCAGGGCAACCCCGAGCACCCGGTCAACAAGGGCGTGCTCTGCGCGAAGGGGTCGGCCGGCATCATGCAGCACTACTCGCCCGCGCGGCTGGACAAGCCGCTGCTGCGCGTGGGTGAACGCGGCCGCGGCGAGTTCCGCGAGATCGAGTGGGAGGAGGCGCTGACGCTGGCGACCTCGTGGCTGGCGCCGATCCGCGAACGCAACCCGGACGAACTGGCCTTCTTCACCGGCCGCGACCAGTCGCAGGCCCTCACCGGCTGGTGGGCGCAGCAGTTCGGCACGATCAACTACGCCGCGCATGGCGGCTTCTGCTCGGTCAACATGGCCGCCGGCGGCCTGTACACGCTGGGCGGTTCGTTCTGGGAATTCGGCGAGCCCGACTGGGAGCACGCGAAGTACCTGATGCTGTGGGGCGTGGCCGAAGACCACGACTCCAACCCGATCAAGCTCGGGCTGGGCAAGCTCAAGGGCCATGGCGCCAAGATCGTCGCCGTCAACCCGGTGCGCAGCGGCTACGGCGCGATCGCCGATGAATGGATCGGCATCCGTCCCGGCACCGACGGCCTGTTCGCCTTCGCGCTGATCCACGAACTGCTCAAGGCCGACCGCGTCGACCTGGACTACCTGGTGCGCTACACCAATGCGCACTGGCTGGTGGTCCAGAACCCGCACGGCCATGACGACGGCCTGTTCGCGCGCGACGAGGCCGGCCGGCCGCTGTGCTGGGACCGCACCACCGCCGCCCCGGCGCACGCCGAGGCCATCGACGTCTCGCCGGCGGTCGTCGGCGAGGTCACCCTGCCCGACGGGCGCCGCGCGGTGCCGGTGTTCCACCTGGTCGTCGAGCGCTACCTGGATCCGCAATACGCGCCCGAAGCGGTGAGCGAGCGCTGCGGCATTCCGGCCGCCACCATCACGCGGATCGCGCGCGAGCTCGCGCAGGCCGCTTTCGACGAGGCGATCGAACTGCCGATCGCCTGGACCGACGCGCACGGCCGCCGCCACGAGACCATGCGCGGCCGCCCCGTCGCCATGCACGCCATGCGCGGCATCAGCGCGCACAGCAACGGCTTCCACACCTGCCGCGCGCTGCACCTGCTGCAGCTGCTGCTGGGGGCGGTGGACACGCCCGGTTCGTTCCGCTACCAGCCGCCCTTCCCCAAGCCGATCGCACCGCCCAACCGGCCGGGCAAGGCGCGCCAGCCCAATGGCGTGCTCGACGCGGCGCCGCTGGGCTTCGTGCACACGCCGGAAGACCTGGTGGTGGACGCGGCCGGCAACCCGCGCCGCATCGACCACGCGTACTCGTGGGCCTACCCGCTCTCGGCGCACGGGATGATGCACAGCGTGATCCGCAACGCGTGGGCGGGCGATCCCTACCGCATCGACACGCTGATGATGTTCATGGCGAACATGGGCTGGAACTCGTCGATGAACACCCGCGAGACGATCGCGATGCTCACCGACAAGGACGAAGCCGGCGACTACCGCATCCCGCGGATCATCTACGCCGACGCCTATGCCAGCGAGACGGTCGCCTACGCCGACCTGGTGCTGCCCGACACGACCTACCTGGAGCGCTTCGACGCGATCTCGCTGCTGGACCGGCCGATCTCCGACGCCGACGCGGCGATCGACGCGATCCGCCACCCCGTGCTCGATCCGGCCACGCAGCCACGCCGCGAAGGCGGCGGTCCGCGCGACGTGCGCGGCTTCCAGAGCGTGCTGATTGAACTGGGCGCGCGGCTGGGCCTGCCCGGCCTGGTCAACGAGGACGGCTCGGCGCGCTACCGCGACTACGCCGACTACATCGTCCGCCACGAACGCGCCCCCGGCGTGGGCCTGCTGGCCGGCTGGCGCGGCGAGGACGGCACGCTGGAGGCCAAGGGCGCGCCCAACCCGGAACAGCTGCAGCGCTACATCGAGGCCGGTGGTTTCTGGCGCAGCGAGATTCCCGAAGACGCCCGCTATTACAAGATGGCCAACCGCGGCTACCTGGAATGGGCGCAGAAGATGGGCTTCGTGGCCGGCACCGCGCCGATCACGCTGCAGCTGTATTCCGAGACCCTGCAGAAGTTCCGCCTGGCGGCGCTGGGCTTTGGCGAGCACCAGCCGCCGGCGCAGCACCGCGAGCGCGTGGCGACGTACTTCGATCCGCTGCCGATCTGGTACGAACCTTTTGAATCGAGCCAGACCGCCGACTATCCACCCGATCGCCGCCCTGCCGTGTCCGACGAATCCCGCACGGCCATCACTCCCCCTCGCCCGCTTGCGGGAGAGGGACGGGGAGAGGGCCACGCGCAACCCAGCCACCCCTTCCCCCTCAGCGCGGTGACCCAGCGGCCGATGTTCATGTACCACGCGTGGGGTTCGCAGAACGCGTGGCTGCGGCAGATCGCCACGCGCAACTACCTGTACCTGCACCCGGATACCGGCGCGCGCCACGGCATCGCCGACGAGGACTGGATCACGGTGGAATCCCACCACGGCACGATCACCGTGCAGGCGAAGTTCGCCGGCAACGTGCAGCCCGACACGGTCTGGACGTGGAACGCGATCGGCAAGCGCAAGGGCGCCTGGCGCCTGGGCCAAGACGCGCCGGAAGGCCGCGAGGGCTTCCTGCTCAACCATCTGATTTCCGAGATCACCCCGCGCGGCGACTACTTCAACGCCGACCCGGTCACCGGCCAGGCGGCGTGGTTCGACCTGCGCGTGCGCATCGCGCCGGCCGCGCCGGTCACCGAGAGCCTGCCGCAGTTCGCGCCGCTGGCGATGGGCCGGGCGGACGATGCACCCCTGCGCTACGGCGCCGACATGCGCGCGCCGCGCGCGAGAGGAAGACCAAGGCATGAAACCGCGCATCCTGGCCGGCTATGCATGCGTCGCCGCGGGCTTCGCGCTGATCATCGCGCTGGGCATCGGCGCGATCGATCCGATCGGCGTGCAGGTCACGACGGCGTCGGGCACGGGGCTGCTGGCCGCGCTGGCGCCCACCGTGCTGATCGCACTGGCGCTGTTCCTGGCCGGCCTGTGGCTGCTCAAGGGCAGGCGCGCGCCATGACCGCCCTGCCCGCGCCATCGAAGAAGAAGCTGGGCCTGGTCATCGACCTGTGGACACCTGCGTCGGCTGCCATGCCTGCGCGGTCGGCTGCAAGGAATGGAACGCCGGCGGACATGCCGCCCCGCTCACCGACGAGAAGCCGTACGGCAAGGATCCCAGCGGCGTGTGGTTCAACCGCGTGCACAGCTACGAGATCGCGGCGACCGATTTCACCACGCCGCTGCACGACCCGGGCGCGCACGACGCGCTGGGTGTGGGTGCCAAAGCCGCGAAGACCGCCTGCAGCGATGCCGCGCCGCTGGCGCAGATGA
- a CDS encoding ribonuclease E inhibitor RraB, with translation MITRDQLDTMFESMATNTDWDLSAPLLWGYFFTDASPEKLAQAAPLLEAQGYTVVDIFQTETDEPQEQDLRDLWWLHVEKVEVHTAKSLDARNQALYAFAAEHGLGAYDGMDVSPPAMPH, from the coding sequence ATGATCACCCGCGACCAGCTGGACACCATGTTCGAGAGCATGGCGACGAACACCGACTGGGACCTCTCCGCGCCGCTGCTGTGGGGCTACTTCTTCACCGACGCCTCGCCCGAGAAACTCGCGCAGGCCGCGCCGCTGCTGGAGGCGCAGGGCTACACCGTGGTGGACATCTTCCAGACCGAGACGGACGAACCGCAGGAGCAGGACCTGCGGGACCTGTGGTGGCTGCACGTCGAGAAGGTCGAGGTGCACACCGCGAAATCACTGGATGCGCGCAACCAGGCCCTGTACGCCTTCGCCGCCGAACACGGCCTGGGCGCCTACGACGGCATGGACGTCAGTCCGCCGGCGATGCCGCACTGA
- a CDS encoding sensor histidine kinase, which yields MKHSAAARDPWLPDLCRLPRLAVMLGMSELVIVVLALAPGGGVQWDIERFVTASAFSLWLALTAAVLLCVSRTQVSRLPMPLGTLVALLGSGLVAALGASMAHVIDTNLGYGLVPDNVSMLRFVWGSAAVTMLIVAVVLRYLYVNDGWQAQVRASARAEVDALQARIKPHFLFNSMNTIAGLVRTDPVVAERAVLDLSDLFRAALGAGDRESTLREEIELCERYLAIEQLRLGDRLRVSWVRAEPLPWRMPMPSLVLQPLLENAVLHGVSRLPGGGEIEVELAQLGQELLICVRNPAPPPREADVQQALDEPGERRRGGTRHAQASIGQRLAFAYGPGARMVAQWREGYYQVDLRLPVGTGSLNR from the coding sequence ATGAAGCATTCCGCGGCCGCCCGCGATCCCTGGCTGCCGGACCTGTGCCGGCTGCCCCGCCTGGCGGTGATGCTGGGCATGTCCGAACTGGTCATCGTGGTGCTGGCGCTGGCGCCGGGCGGCGGCGTGCAGTGGGACATCGAGCGCTTCGTCACCGCCAGCGCCTTCTCCCTCTGGCTTGCCCTCACCGCGGCGGTGCTGCTGTGCGTGTCGCGCACCCAGGTCTCGCGCCTGCCGATGCCGCTGGGCACCCTGGTGGCGCTGCTGGGCAGCGGCCTGGTCGCGGCGCTGGGCGCGTCGATGGCCCACGTGATCGACACCAACCTGGGCTACGGGCTGGTGCCCGACAACGTATCGATGCTGCGCTTCGTGTGGGGCTCGGCGGCGGTGACGATGCTGATCGTCGCCGTGGTGCTGCGCTATCTCTACGTCAACGACGGCTGGCAGGCGCAGGTGCGCGCCAGCGCGCGCGCCGAGGTCGATGCGCTGCAGGCGCGCATCAAGCCGCACTTCCTCTTCAACAGCATGAACACCATCGCCGGCCTGGTCCGGACCGACCCGGTGGTGGCCGAGCGCGCGGTGCTGGACCTGTCGGACCTGTTCCGCGCCGCCCTGGGCGCCGGCGACCGGGAGTCCACCCTGCGCGAGGAGATCGAGCTGTGCGAGCGCTACCTGGCGATCGAGCAGCTGCGCCTGGGCGACCGTTTGCGAGTGAGCTGGGTCCGCGCCGAACCGCTGCCCTGGCGGATGCCGATGCCCAGCCTGGTGCTGCAGCCCCTGCTGGAGAACGCGGTCCTGCACGGGGTGTCCCGCCTGCCGGGCGGCGGCGAGATCGAAGTGGAACTGGCCCAGCTGGGCCAGGAACTGCTGATCTGCGTGCGCAATCCGGCCCCGCCGCCGCGCGAGGCGGACGTGCAGCAGGCACTGGACGAGCCCGGGGAGCGGCGCCGCGGGGGCACCCGCCACGCCCAGGCCAGCATCGGCCAGCGCCTGGCCTTCGCCTACGGTCCGGGGGCACGGATGGTCGCGCAGTGGCGTGAGGGCTACTATCAGGTGGACCTCCGGCTGCCGGTGGGAACGGGGAGCCTCAACCGATGA
- a CDS encoding LytR/AlgR family response regulator transcription factor: MKVVIADDEPLARERLRGLLASIQGVEVVADAADGHEALHACAAHHPDLVLLDIAMPGIDGLEAARHLAAFEPRPAVVFCTAYDAHALSAFEAEAIDYLVKPVRPERLAAAIDRVRTFAAGRGQGASSGAPQGQQRTHLCARLRGSLRLIPIEDVHYLHAEEKYVIVHHARGEDLIEESLKSLEEEFGSRFVRIHRNCLVARHEIVELKRSPDGHVQALLRHGKQPLEVSRRCVAGLRETLKHL, encoded by the coding sequence ATGAAGGTAGTCATCGCCGACGACGAACCCCTGGCCCGCGAACGCCTGCGCGGCCTGCTGGCTTCCATCCAGGGCGTGGAAGTGGTCGCGGACGCGGCGGACGGGCACGAAGCCCTGCACGCCTGCGCCGCCCACCATCCCGACCTGGTGCTGCTGGACATCGCCATGCCGGGCATCGACGGGCTGGAGGCCGCACGCCACCTGGCCGCGTTCGAACCGCGTCCGGCCGTGGTGTTCTGCACCGCCTACGACGCCCATGCGCTGTCCGCATTCGAGGCCGAGGCCATCGATTACCTGGTCAAGCCCGTGCGTCCCGAACGCCTGGCCGCCGCCATCGACCGCGTGCGCACCTTCGCCGCCGGCCGCGGGCAGGGCGCCAGCAGCGGCGCGCCGCAGGGCCAGCAGCGCACGCACCTGTGCGCGCGCCTGCGCGGCAGCCTGCGCCTGATCCCGATCGAGGACGTGCACTACCTCCACGCCGAGGAGAAGTACGTCATCGTCCACCACGCGCGCGGCGAGGACCTCATCGAGGAATCGCTCAAGTCGCTGGAAGAGGAATTCGGCAGCCGCTTCGTGCGCATCCACCGCAACTGCCTGGTGGCCCGGCACGAGATCGTCGAACTCAAGCGCAGCCCCGACGGCCACGTCCAGGCCCTGCTGCGCCACGGCAAGCAACCGCTGGAAGTCAGCCGCCGCTGCGTGGCGGGCCTGCGCGAGACCCTCAAGCATCTCTGA
- the hemC gene encoding hydroxymethylbilane synthase, whose translation MTARLRIATRKSPLALWQTEHVAAQLRARHPGLVVDLVPMSTRGDEVLDRSLAAIGGKGLFLKELELAMLRGQADCAVHSLKDVPMELEPGFMLPAILERADHADAFVSNRFDGIDALPPGAVVGTSSLRRQGQLRALRPDLVLRDLRGNVNTRLAKLDAGDYDAIVLACAGLQRLGFEARIRARLDAPQWLPAPAQGAIAIECRDDDGATQALCGALDHAATRTCVEAERAMNRALHGSCHVPVAALARLDGDALELHGLVGAPHDGRAVRAERRGPASQAEALGIAVAEQLLAQGARELIDASHSNSA comes from the coding sequence ATGACCGCACGCCTCCGCATCGCCACCCGCAAGAGCCCGCTCGCCCTGTGGCAGACCGAACACGTCGCCGCGCAGCTGCGCGCGCGCCATCCCGGCCTCGTGGTCGACCTGGTGCCCATGAGCACCCGCGGCGACGAGGTGCTGGACCGCTCGCTGGCCGCCATTGGCGGCAAGGGGCTGTTCCTCAAGGAGCTGGAGCTGGCGATGCTGCGCGGGCAGGCCGATTGCGCCGTCCACTCGCTCAAGGACGTGCCGATGGAGCTGGAACCCGGCTTCATGCTCCCCGCCATCCTCGAACGCGCCGACCATGCCGACGCCTTCGTCAGCAACCGCTTCGACGGGATCGACGCGCTGCCGCCGGGCGCGGTCGTCGGCACCTCCTCGCTGCGCCGCCAGGGCCAGCTGCGCGCCCTGCGCCCCGACCTGGTGCTGCGCGACCTGCGCGGCAACGTCAACACGCGACTGGCCAAGCTCGACGCCGGCGACTACGACGCGATCGTGCTGGCCTGCGCCGGCCTGCAGCGGCTGGGTTTCGAAGCCCGCATCCGCGCCCGCCTGGACGCCCCACAGTGGCTGCCCGCGCCCGCGCAGGGCGCCATCGCAATCGAATGCCGCGACGACGATGGCGCCACGCAGGCCCTGTGCGGGGCGCTGGACCACGCGGCCACGCGCACCTGCGTGGAAGCCGAGCGGGCGATGAACCGCGCGCTGCACGGCAGCTGCCACGTCCCGGTCGCGGCGCTGGCGCGCCTGGATGGCGACGCGCTCGAGCTGCATGGCCTGGTCGGCGCGCCGCACGACGGGCGCGCGGTGCGGGCCGAACGCCGCGGACCTGCGAGCCAGGCCGAGGCGCTGGGTATCGCCGTGGCCGAGCAGTTGCTGGCCCAGGGCGCGCGTGAATTGATCGACGCCTCGCACAGCAACAGCGCATAG